The following coding sequences lie in one Arachis ipaensis cultivar K30076 chromosome B03, Araip1.1, whole genome shotgun sequence genomic window:
- the LOC107633746 gene encoding replication protein A 70 kDa DNA-binding subunit B-like isoform X1, with protein MFPFSELLNMTQDYDFLVDVIGLLTSVGEEKEYAKEGKIVKMIALELTSKDLTVRCALFGDYVNQVNHFLASGYVEQPVVVIQLAKVKFFRGQVGLQNVMYATQMLFNPDIPEVVEFRQIMIEQDVNGTQPLFIANEGKVLSLEDDFMRLTRKCTIEELQDNNQEGSFIIFGAIQGIVEDGGWWYSACVCGKGIYPQNGAYYCDFCLKHITNVTPRFKIKITVEDHTGEGIFLLFNREASYLLKKSCADLFTEVQRDASLICRDTYPPIFQGLIGKKLLLKVDTKGVPHDTFYGTFRVRRICDDSTIIAMFELPDYDADDESTPKRR; from the exons ATGTTTCCTTTTTCTGAGCTGCTGAACATGACCCAAGATTATGATTTTTTAGTTG ATGTCATTGGTCTTTTAACTTCAGTCGGAGAAGAGAAAGAATATGCAAAAGAggggaaaattgtgaaaatgattgCATTGGAATTAacttcaaaaga TCTTACAGTACGATGTGCATTGTTTGGGGATTATGTTAATCAAGTAAATCATTTTCTTGCCTCTGGCTATGTGGAGCAGCCTGTTGTAGTCATTCAACTTGCAAAAGTCAAGTTCTTTAGGG GTCAAGTAGGTCTTCAAAATGTGATGTATGCCACTCAAATGTTATTTAATCCTGATATTCCTGAAGTTGTTGAATTCAGGCAGAT tatgaTTGAGCAAGATGTCAATGGTACCCAGCCACTGTTTATTGCAAATGAGGGTAAAGTTCTCTCCTTGGAAGATGATTTCATGCGTTTAACTAGAAAATGCACTATTGAAGAGCTTCAAGATAACAATCAG GAGGGTTCTTTTATCATTTTTGGTGCAATCCAAGGTATTGTTGAGGATGGAGGTTGGTGGTATTCTGCTTGTGTGTGTGGAAAGGGTATCTATCCTCAAAATGGTGCATATTACTGTGATTTTTGTTTGAAGCACATAACTAATGTCACTCCAAG atttaaaattaaaataacagttGAAGATCATACTGGGGAGGGTATTTTCCTTCTCTTTAATCGTGAGGCATCTTATTTGCTTAAGAAATCATGTGCTGACTTGTTTACTGAGGTTCAAAGAGATGCAAGT CTTATATGTAGGGATACTTATCCTCCCATATTCCAAGGCCTCATTGGAAAGAAGTTGTTGCTCAAGGTTGATACCAAAGGTGTCCCACATGATACATTTTATGGGACTTTCCGAGTTAGGAGAATTTGTGATGATTCCACCATTATTGCGATGTTTGAACTTCCCGATTATGATGCTGATGATGAGTCTACTCCAAAAAG GAGATGA
- the LOC107633746 gene encoding replication protein A 70 kDa DNA-binding subunit B-like isoform X2 — MIALELTSKDLTVRCALFGDYVNQVNHFLASGYVEQPVVVIQLAKVKFFRGQVGLQNVMYATQMLFNPDIPEVVEFRQIMIEQDVNGTQPLFIANEGKVLSLEDDFMRLTRKCTIEELQDNNQEGSFIIFGAIQGIVEDGGWWYSACVCGKGIYPQNGAYYCDFCLKHITNVTPRFKIKITVEDHTGEGIFLLFNREASYLLKKSCADLFTEVQRDASLICRDTYPPIFQGLIGKKLLLKVDTKGVPHDTFYGTFRVRRICDDSTIIAMFELPDYDADDESTPKRR, encoded by the exons atgattgCATTGGAATTAacttcaaaaga TCTTACAGTACGATGTGCATTGTTTGGGGATTATGTTAATCAAGTAAATCATTTTCTTGCCTCTGGCTATGTGGAGCAGCCTGTTGTAGTCATTCAACTTGCAAAAGTCAAGTTCTTTAGGG GTCAAGTAGGTCTTCAAAATGTGATGTATGCCACTCAAATGTTATTTAATCCTGATATTCCTGAAGTTGTTGAATTCAGGCAGAT tatgaTTGAGCAAGATGTCAATGGTACCCAGCCACTGTTTATTGCAAATGAGGGTAAAGTTCTCTCCTTGGAAGATGATTTCATGCGTTTAACTAGAAAATGCACTATTGAAGAGCTTCAAGATAACAATCAG GAGGGTTCTTTTATCATTTTTGGTGCAATCCAAGGTATTGTTGAGGATGGAGGTTGGTGGTATTCTGCTTGTGTGTGTGGAAAGGGTATCTATCCTCAAAATGGTGCATATTACTGTGATTTTTGTTTGAAGCACATAACTAATGTCACTCCAAG atttaaaattaaaataacagttGAAGATCATACTGGGGAGGGTATTTTCCTTCTCTTTAATCGTGAGGCATCTTATTTGCTTAAGAAATCATGTGCTGACTTGTTTACTGAGGTTCAAAGAGATGCAAGT CTTATATGTAGGGATACTTATCCTCCCATATTCCAAGGCCTCATTGGAAAGAAGTTGTTGCTCAAGGTTGATACCAAAGGTGTCCCACATGATACATTTTATGGGACTTTCCGAGTTAGGAGAATTTGTGATGATTCCACCATTATTGCGATGTTTGAACTTCCCGATTATGATGCTGATGATGAGTCTACTCCAAAAAG GAGATGA